The window aaacattttcaaaTTCTTCTTTCCTTGATAATAAAGGATTATGTGGGGCTCCTTTGACTAAAAAATGCAGTGATGTCAATCCAGCAGGAGCTCCAAGAACAAAATCAGCTACTGAATTTGATTGGCAGTTTGTATCCACCGGAGTTGGTTTTGGGGTTGGAGCAGGACTAATTGTTTCGCTGTTGATGATTTGGGATCGAGGAAGAAAATGGAGCAACAACAGCATTGACAggtttcttcttcttgttcttccaatGTTTGGGTTATCATACACACCAcccattgatgatgatgatgatgatgatgatgatgatgatgatgatgatgacagaGAAGACAGGAATTCGTATATGACAGATGATGATGAAGACAGTGAGGCTTATGGAAGGCTCAAAGGGTGGTACTGTGTTTATTGCTCCAAACTTAGTATCACTCAGATGAAGGTAATTCATGATCCAAGCTGTACATGCTTCCATCACTCATCACCGCTTTCAACTTCTACACATTCATCAGATTCTTATTCTCCTTAGTTGAAAACATGCTAATATGTTTCTGTTATTTTCATATCATTTTTTCCTGAATGCATACATGCAAGATGGAATCATTTATTGTATATGCATGCTGTACATACACACAAAATCATTTCAGAGTTTGCAACAGAAAATTTGAGCAATAAAAGAACAATGTCCCCGCTGATTTTTCACTGAGGATTTTCATCAAATACTTGGGAGGCACCACCAAAATAACGAATTGCAGTTATGGATAGCATTGGTGGAATAAATATGTAAGAAAATAGTGTAAGAGCGAATCACAACCAGAGAGTAATAGAAAGAAAATACACTGGCGGATGAGTGAACTGAGCGGTGGCTTTTTGTTGTTTCGTTTCGTTTTGTTTTGTTCTCTTTCCATGAGGCCCAAAATATCAATTTCAGAATtctgaaaataaaatcaattatacaTATCTAAGAATATCATTACAGTCCTACCATAAAccaacaatttaaaaagatagtAAAAATACAAAGATTACCTATATATTCATTATTCTGTTCCGAGCAATAAAATGGATATCAGATCACATTTTTTCTTCTGCCTATTGAACCAAGAATACAATACATTATTTATCAGCACTAGGACAAACTAATGAGGTGAAGAATAGAAGGGCCAGCTTCTTCATTTCAATGGATCTTCACCCTTTGCATATGTTGCTAATTGAATATCCTTCAAGGGTTGCTTTTTCCATAATCTTTTCCTGGTCAAAATAAAATGAGCTTGTTGGTTTTCTGATTGCAAATAATTCAGAAACAAGTAAAGCTTTAAGCATTATTGGATCTTTTCAGTAGTAAATAAACTTACTTGAATTATAGTTGTGATCATCCCTGATCTACCCTGCAGTAACTCAAAGTGAGAAAATCTTAATTGAACTTAATATAATTGCAGCTTGTAGCAAAGGAGAAATAGCCACCTGAAATTGCTTCTTTGTCCATGATATATCCTTCCACGTTTTGGAATGGACTGATTGCCATTCTGTTGGAACCTGAATACTTTCGACATGTTGCAAAATCCTCAAGCCACCTACAACATCATTAGTTCCCAAGTTAAcgtttgaaattaaagaaaacaaacttGCAGGGTACATTTATATTTGGAATCTGGATAGCTatatataagaataaaaattgAAAGCAATTCTTCCTTATTACAACGCATTTTACTTTAGAAAGGCTTGATGATTTGAAGAGACATGTCATGATGTCTCATATCAAAACTGGTGGCTTGGAATAACTATGTTAGACGGTAATGCTCGGTGAATGGATAACTATATCAGAAGCCTCAACCATTCAGATTCAGGATGCATTTAATAAGTTAGACATATTTCATCTGAGTCGCATTAGTTCCTAGAACGTAATTGACATCCACATCtcttaaagaaaattattttacaacaGCTCATGCAAATCTTAAGTAGTTGAATTCCATCTTCAATAACACTAAGAAGAACAAATGAAAAGAGACAAATACTTGTGATGAATGCCTCCTCCCAGATTCCATGTTCCAACCATGATGGAGCAACTTCTCGAATTGGGATTCCTTCACTCCTGCATACTCTGCTCACAAAATACAAATCAGACCTCAATGGCTCAAtcactgataatttttttttttattcccaTTTTTTTCCTTTACTTCCATCCTGTGTTTGATCTTCTTGAAGATACAATCTTTCCAGTTTCATTTTACTAAAATTTCTACAAAATGGCATAGTTGCTTTATGGTTTAAGAAAATAAAGCAGCAAAGGATATTAGTCGATCTATAATTAAATCATACTCAATTACTACTTGGCGTATTATTCCTGGAAGAACACCGTCACTTAAAGGAGCAGTCTGTACTTCAAAAGGATATTTGTTTCCATTGGCCTTATCATCTGAATCCTGACCCTATTATAAAGCAGGGAATGAATACATGCATGTGATCCACAACTAGAATGCTAAAGTAAAATTTATGTTCCACAAGTTTAAAACTATAAAATGTTTTAAatagatataaaagaaaaaaggcaGAAAAAGAGGAGAAAGTCATGAATAAAGGCTTGAAACTCATTGACTTCTTTTTATTCATCAGTATAACCAAAAGAAAGTATAGTCACACTGAAAATTAGAAAATTACCATCCAGCAAAGGACTATAATATAAACCAAACGGTTTTCAGGAAGTACATGTAACTAATACATTCTGAGGAAAGCTTACTGTGTTAGTTTAGCACTACAACAAACTCGTTTTTAAAAGGCTCAATTAGAATCCTAAAGTATGATACTACATGCAACCCAACCACACAGGAATAAACAACATTAAGTTCAAGTTGTGGAGGTGATGCAAAGTAGGCTGTAggaattctaataaaaaaatgtacAGAGAATATAAGCTAGTATATAATAAGCCATATTCGAAATCATGCTCACCTTGcaacaaacaacaaaaaaatttgtgACACAACCTTCAAGTATGTGATTACCATCATTAGATAGCAACAGTTCTGTAACTGAAGGAGGCCTGAGCTTTTCCAGACTCTTCCTTATCCTGCATTGTAGACAcaatttcaaattaattatttgaaagaaTATAAACACTGATTCAGCTAGAAAATGTGTATGGCACTTTTAAATAGTCAAAATGAAAGGATACAGTGCGAGTAGGTGCATGGCCAATTGAAGAGATTGATAACAATAATGATCCTAATTGGGAAGACATAAACTGACCTTACCCAATCTGAATATTTTGCAATTGCAACATGCCTCCCATAGCCTGCCAAAGCCAAATGTGCACCATTTCCCAAGATACCAAATGCAGGAGGCACATAAGTCTCAATATGCACATGCACATCAAGAATTTTACAAACTCTGTCCTCATCTATAGTCTCACATGCATTCAATTCCTCCAAATTACCACTCACAAGAGTTGTAACAGCCAGCTCTCGACAATCAACCCTCTCCTTTATTGCAATTGGCATAACCTTTTGCATCGAATCATCAACAAGCATTTGTAGAGTGGGTTGCCATATTGGCAAGGTTGTCGATGATGGTGGCACAATCGCAGAATTATTAGATTTAAATAGAAGATGAGGAGCCAGCGTTGATAGAATTCGTATGGATTCTGAAAGTCTTTTCATGTGTCTCTCCCAAAACAACAAGCATGAGGCATTGTTATGAGTACGTGATGTTGTGTAAGCACCTGGATCAGAGTTCCCCTGAATCAGTTTCGAAAAAAGCCATAATTTAATAAGATTCATAGCAACTGTGAATGCATATACCTGGTTGTGCTTCTAAGAAGAGTTTGACTGGTGGTGTATCtaaggtgtttgatagaatgccaTTACTGAATAAAAACCTTGAACTTGACATTCTGACTTTCCAGAGTAGCCAAAGGTGAAAGATTGTTGAGTCTACCGTTACCTGATTAATGTCAATTATGGCATCAACTTTGAACATAAAAGAAGAAATtgctttgctttcttttcaacTTAATGTTCATGGTTCAAGGGAAAGGAAGAATAGTAGCGAGCATGTATTATTTTGGTTCAAACAGAATGGGATTTGACATGAAGGGAAGGAGCAGTGTTTGATGAGACAAGTGTCGTATTACATTCCTGGCTCCCGGGACAATGTAACAAAGAATGCATTAATGGATGCAAGAGTAGCACCACTATTGTTATTAATACATGATGCAGTTTTTGCACATGCCTCTACTGAGTACATTCCCTTCTATCAGTGGTCACTCAAAAATATGAACCTTGATGTATGTGTTCTGTTTAGGCTCAACTAGTCATATTAAAACACCTATCAGAAAAGGTCATTACCTGAATCAAACTGAATTTGAAGATGGTGGAAATCCACGAGCAGCCCCTAGGCGCGGAACGGCGTCGCAGCGGAAATGGCTTCGTCGGAAACAGAACGGCGCCTCAAGGAGGATATTCATCTCTCATCAGCGACCATGGCGCTGGATTAGAACCGGGGTGGGGACTGCCCGACTGGGTGTGTCTCTGATGGGGATGGGTAGAATCTTTTCCGGGTCGGGTTCGCTTAGTGGAAGTTATAAATGATTCTGACCTGATGAAAAGAATGTACAAAACTGAGTTGAAAGTTGCAACCATTTTGGCCTGAAATTTTTACCTGGCTTTAATTTTTATTCCCAAAATTCTAGTTACCTTAttaacatttttaaatattagatcGTGTCTCATATTTATCCTGGTTATTATTTCTGTTAATAAAAATTTGATATGATACATTAAATTGAcacgtaaaaaattttaaaacgctATTGTTTTATGTTCTTTCTCAATTTTCACTCAATGTGACATCGGTTTAAGGAttttgttggattttttttttgaaagcaaaCAGCTCAACACAATAGAAGTGGAGCAAGTAGAGTGTTACAACTAAACATAAAcagagcaaaaataaaaacagagcAAAAAAACAAATCCGTACccatgtcatctccggcatagccatcaacaactaaAGGAATCCCCACTGCTCCACTCGTTAGTACTATTCGAAGACATGTTGATGATTTCTTCAACTCCTTTGCTTGTTTGCTGAAAAATCCGTCTATTTCTTTCCAACCATAAGTTCCAGACGATCGCGCAGAAACACCTCAACCTATGATTACGCTCTTCTTTCCTCCTCGGTTTTTCTGTCCAACTAAGAAAGTGTTCTTTCATCGATCCCGGGTAAGACCATCGTCGGCCAAATGCTGAGATCCAAGCACTCCACACCTGCCATGCAAATACACACCTTAAAAACAAGTGATGTACATCCTCCACCTCGTTGTTACAAATAACACAAGTAACATCTTCCTGATTGATGATTCCAAACCGGCTCAACCTGTCCTTTGTATTCACTCTTCTTATCAGAACAAACCAGACAAACAGCTTCACTCTAGGCGGGACCAACCCCTTCCAGATAGTCTTGGCAAAGCTGTAACTAGTTACCTGCGCTGGGACCAGTTCCTCCTGTaatacctgcacaaatgagttagttgtaAAAACACCTCGCCTATCATATTTCCACACCACTCTATCCTCTCTGTTATGAACTAATTTCACAGGTCTCAAAACCTCATGCAACGCACTCAAGAGTTCTAACTCCCATTGGAAAAGCTctcgcctccattggaagttccaaatccactcaaacccatcccaaaacccacagttCCCTATACAGGATCTACACTGGTTTGAAATAGAGAAAAGCATCGGGAACCGGTTCTTCAGAGGTCCACCAAGCACCCATGCATCCTCCCAAAATCGTGTCCTACACCCATCCCCAACCTCCATGGACAGGCCTGCGATCATCTTATCCCTTAAAGGTTGGTTCCTGATGTGTAACTGGCAGATATCCTTCCATGGTCCTCCTCTAGTAGGCGGGTCATGAGTCGACAGAGGCTCATTGGGGTTTAGATTATGACAAGAGACTACAACTTTTTTTCATAGTGGGCAATCCTCCTTCGCAaatcgccaccaccacttaaacagcaGTGTTGTGTTGCGAACCATAGCATCCCCAACTCCCAGCCCACCTAACTTCTTCGGTGCCTGTACTACTTCCCACCTTACTAATGCCATACCAGTCCTACCCTCTTCTGAGCTCCACAGAAATCTTCTCTGCAGCGAAATCAGTTTCTCAGCAACAGCTCTCGGCATCTTGAACAAGCTCAAATAGTATACTGGCAGACTGTTCAACACAGATTTGATAAGTACCAACTTCCCAGCTTTGTTTAGCACCTTGGCCTTCCACAGGCTGAGTTTCTCCTCCACCTTATCTATGATAGGCTTCCATGTCTTCACCAACCTCGGATTTGCTCCTAATGATATTCCAAGGTATTTGACTGGGAGGGCATCCCCCTTACACCCCAGTAAGTTACACATACGATCGACCCATTGCTCCTCACAATTAATTGGAATCAGGCTAGACTTATCAAAATTGATACTCAGGCCTGACATCAACTCGAAGACTCTCAGAAGcctcttataattttttatagtctCCTCTTCTGGAGGGCAGAAGAAAATAGTGTCATCAGCAAACTGAAGATGTGACAATGCTACACTATCTCTACCAACCAGTAATGGTGATATACGACCATTCCTGACTGCCTCTCCAATCATTCGATGCAACACATCCACCACCAGTACAAACAGGAACGGAGATAGTGGGTCCCCTTGTCTCAACTCTCTTTCCATGTTGAAAGGCTTAGATGGCGATCCATTTATCAGTACCGACATAGACGCAGTGGCTACACACTCCATCACCCATGCTCTCCATATATGCCCAAATCCCATCTTCTGCAGAATAATGTTCACAAAGCTCCACTTAACTCTGTCATATGCTTTTTGGAAGTCAAGCTTAATTAGGGCAGCCTCTTTTTTCCTCAGTTTAAGCCAACTAACTGTTTCACACGCAATAAGCGCCC is drawn from Arachis hypogaea cultivar Tifrunner chromosome 12, arahy.Tifrunner.gnm2.J5K5, whole genome shotgun sequence and contains these coding sequences:
- the LOC112728039 gene encoding uncharacterized protein isoform X1 codes for the protein MSSSRFLFSNGILSNTLDTPPVKLFLEAQPGAYTTSRTHNNASCLLFWERHMKRLSESIRILSTLAPHLLFKSNNSAIVPPSSTTLPIWQPTLQMLVDDSMQKVMPIAIKERVDCRELAVTTLVSGNLEELNACETIDEDRVCKILDVHVHIETYVPPAFGILGNGAHLALAGYGRHVAIAKYSDWVRIRKSLEKLRPPSVTELLLSNDGNHILEGCVTNFFVVCCKGQDSDDKANGNKYPFEVQTAPLSDGVLPGIIRQVVIEVCRSEGIPIREVAPSWLEHGIWEEAFITSGLRILQHVESIQVPTEWQSVHSKTWKDISWTKKQFQGRSGMITTIIQEKIMEKATLEGYSISNICKG
- the LOC112728039 gene encoding uncharacterized protein isoform X3, whose amino-acid sequence is MKRLSESIRILSTLAPHLLFKSNNSAIVPPSSTTLPIWQPTLQMLVDDSMQKVMPIAIKERVDCRELAVTTLVSGNLEELNACETIDEDRVCKILDVHVHIETYVPPAFGILGNGAHLALAGYGRHVAIAKYSDWVRIRKSLEKLRPPSVTELLLSNDGNHILEGCVTNFFVVCCKGQDSDDKANGNKYPFEVQTAPLSDGVLPGIIRQVVIEVCRSEGIPIREVAPSWLEHGIWEEAFITSGLRILQHVESIQVPTEWQSVHSKTWKDISWTKKQFQGRSGMITTIIQEKIMEKATLEGYSISNICKG
- the LOC112728039 gene encoding uncharacterized protein isoform X2 — its product is MSSSRFLFSNGILSNTLDTPPVKLFLEAQPGAYTTSRTHNNASCLLFWERHMKRLSESIRILSTLAPHLLFKSNNSAIVPPSSTTLPIWQPTLQMLVDDSMQKVMPIAIKERVDCRELAVTTLVSGNLEELNACETIDEDRVCKILDVHVHIETYVPPAFGILGNGAHLALAGYGRHVAIAKYSDWVRIRKSLEKLRPPSVTELLLSNDGNHILEGCVTNFFVVCCKGQDSDDKANGNKYPFEVQTAPLSDGVLPGIIRQVVIEVCRSEGIPIREVAPSWLEHGIWEEAFITSGLRILQHVESIQVPTEWQSVHSKTWKDISWTKKQFQIRDDHNYNSRKDYGKSNP